A window from Opitutia bacterium ISCC 52 encodes these proteins:
- a CDS encoding twin-arginine translocation signal domain-containing protein has translation MNRRRFLGGLAAAGLAASTRFSNVALANHHEDTKLKITSVDAYPVKLWERSDQGKLPEFTSDFDPKRWRYKGPFAQLASAIIVVIKTNQGITGFGMGAGGAVACKIIEGHLRHLLIGTNPLNIELLWDQMYTAGDFYGRRGVFVMGLSGVDNALWDILGKHANQPVYRLLGGTTKERIPVYHTGTPDVVENGLKLNIQHFKVVTWNGLAEGEEGKQQTIKDLDAVRKKLGNDKTMMIECVAGWDDTDFVIDMARRMEHLNLYWIEEPLSPDNILGYERLVKEISSTRIANGEHEYTRFGFAELIRHKAADVLQPDVTWCGGVTSLRRIAAMAAANDLEFTPHRGGCLYGLPLCLSSTQCNWAESFGTTDDGTDLMNAMSAPFEDGHYLPSDEPGFGTALTEKMVLEHVLA, from the coding sequence ATGAATCGACGACGCTTTCTAGGAGGACTAGCCGCTGCAGGCTTGGCTGCCAGTACCAGATTTTCAAACGTGGCGTTAGCCAATCACCATGAGGATACTAAGCTGAAAATCACCTCGGTGGATGCCTATCCTGTGAAACTGTGGGAGCGCTCTGACCAAGGAAAGTTACCAGAGTTTACCTCAGACTTCGATCCGAAGCGTTGGCGATACAAAGGACCGTTTGCTCAGCTGGCTAGCGCCATCATTGTGGTGATCAAGACCAATCAAGGTATCACCGGATTTGGCATGGGTGCTGGCGGGGCAGTTGCCTGTAAGATTATTGAGGGGCATTTACGCCATCTGCTTATCGGTACGAATCCCCTCAATATCGAGCTGCTCTGGGATCAAATGTACACCGCCGGGGATTTTTATGGTCGTCGTGGAGTATTTGTCATGGGCCTGAGTGGTGTGGACAATGCCCTTTGGGATATTCTCGGAAAACATGCCAATCAACCCGTTTACCGTTTACTGGGCGGCACGACGAAAGAACGAATTCCGGTTTACCACACAGGCACGCCCGATGTAGTGGAGAATGGATTGAAGCTAAATATCCAACACTTCAAAGTCGTTACGTGGAATGGTCTCGCTGAAGGAGAGGAAGGGAAGCAACAAACCATCAAAGATCTGGATGCTGTTCGCAAAAAACTAGGTAATGACAAAACCATGATGATCGAATGCGTGGCCGGTTGGGATGATACCGACTTCGTCATCGATATGGCACGTCGAATGGAGCACCTGAACCTTTACTGGATCGAAGAACCCTTATCGCCTGACAACATCCTGGGTTACGAACGACTCGTAAAAGAAATCTCCAGTACGCGTATCGCGAACGGCGAACACGAGTATACGCGTTTCGGATTCGCCGAATTGATCCGTCACAAAGCGGCCGATGTGCTTCAGCCCGATGTGACTTGGTGTGGTGGTGTAACATCATTGAGACGAATCGCAGCTATGGCCGCAGCCAACGATCTTGAGTTTACACCTCACCGAGGGGGTTGTCTTTACGGTTTGCCCCTTTGTCTCTCATCTACCCAGTGCAATTGGGCCGAGAGTTTTGGCACTACGGACGATGGGACTGACCTGATGAATGCGATGAGTGCTCCGTTTGAGGATGGACATTATTTACCATCCGACGAACCTGGGTTCGGTACTGCTCTTACAGAAAAGATGGTTTTAGAGCATGTATTGGCCTAG